From the genome of Duffyella gerundensis, one region includes:
- the lysM gene encoding peptidoglycan-binding protein LysM has translation MGLFNFVKEAGEKLWDAVHGSDDQSKKLQEHINKLGLPGAENVNVKVEDGKAVVTGEGLSQELKEKILIAAGNVAGITAVDDQIKTTQSEPEARFYQVKKGDTLSAISKEMYGDANQYNKIFEANKPMLTSVDKIYPGQTLRIPQ, from the coding sequence ATGGGATTATTTAACTTTGTAAAAGAAGCGGGTGAAAAACTCTGGGACGCGGTGCATGGCAGCGACGATCAGAGTAAGAAATTGCAGGAACACATCAATAAACTCGGCTTACCCGGCGCTGAAAACGTCAACGTGAAAGTGGAGGATGGCAAAGCTGTGGTCACCGGTGAAGGCCTGTCACAAGAGCTGAAAGAGAAAATCCTGATCGCAGCGGGCAACGTTGCAGGTATCACCGCGGTGGATGATCAGATCAAAACCACCCAGAGTGAACCTGAAGCACGGTTCTATCAGGTGAAGAAAGGCGATACGCTGAGCGCAATTTCGAAAGAAATGTACGGCGATGCCAACCAGTACAACAAAATTTTTGAAGCCAACAAACCGATGCTGACTAGCGTGGATAAAATTTATCCAGGCCAGACGCTGCGTATTCCACAATAA
- the nrdR gene encoding transcriptional regulator NrdR, which produces MHCPFCSAVDTKVIDSRLVSEGSSVRRRRQCLMCHERFTTFEVAELVMPRVVKSNDVREPFNEDKLGSGMMKALEKRPVNSDDVENAISHIKTQLRATGEREVPSKMIGNLVMDELKKLDKVAYIRFASVYRSFEDIREFGEEIARLQD; this is translated from the coding sequence ATGCATTGCCCATTTTGCTCAGCGGTCGATACCAAAGTGATTGATTCCCGTCTGGTTAGCGAAGGTTCATCGGTGCGTCGTCGTCGGCAGTGCCTGATGTGCCACGAGCGGTTTACGACTTTTGAAGTGGCGGAATTAGTGATGCCGCGAGTGGTAAAAAGCAATGACGTTCGCGAACCCTTTAACGAAGATAAGCTGGGCAGCGGCATGATGAAGGCGCTGGAAAAACGACCGGTTAATTCTGACGATGTTGAGAATGCGATAAGCCACATCAAAACGCAGCTGCGTGCCACCGGAGAACGTGAAGTGCCGAGCAAAATGATCGGTAACCTGGTGATGGATGAGCTAAAAAAACTCGACAAGGTCGCCTATATTCGTTTTGCGTCGGTGTATCGAAGCTTTGAAGATATCCGCGAATTTGGCGAAGAGATTGCGCGGTTACAGGACTGA
- the ribD gene encoding bifunctional diaminohydroxyphosphoribosylaminopyrimidine deaminase/5-amino-6-(5-phosphoribosylamino)uracil reductase RibD, with amino-acid sequence MHDEFYMARALELARRGIFTTTPNPNVGCVIVRDGEIIGEGWHQRAGEPHAEVHALHMAGDRARGATAYVTLEPCSHFGRTPPCCDALIAAGVSRVVAAMQDPNPEVAGRGLHRLQQHGIEVSHGLMNAEAEALNRGFLKRMRTGFPWVQLKLGASLDGRTAMASGESQWITSAEARRDVQRLRAQSSAILSSSATVLADDPSLTVRWDELSAATQQHYGTSSLRQPIRVIVDGQNRVTPEHKLIQQPGETWLARAESDAQPWPDSVQQMMVPRYQQRLDLVAMMMLLGKRQINSVWVEAGATLAGALLRAGVVDELIVYMAPKLLGNDARGLCALPGLDRLADAPQFVFSDMRQIGPDIRLTLKSI; translated from the coding sequence ATGCATGATGAATTTTACATGGCGCGGGCGCTGGAACTGGCGCGGCGCGGAATATTTACCACTACGCCCAATCCCAACGTTGGCTGCGTTATTGTGCGCGACGGCGAGATTATCGGCGAAGGCTGGCATCAGCGCGCGGGCGAACCGCATGCGGAAGTGCATGCGTTGCACATGGCAGGCGATCGCGCACGCGGTGCTACCGCTTACGTTACCCTTGAACCCTGCAGCCACTTTGGCCGCACGCCGCCCTGTTGCGATGCGCTGATTGCCGCAGGCGTCAGCCGCGTTGTGGCCGCGATGCAGGATCCCAATCCGGAAGTGGCGGGGCGTGGTTTACACCGCCTGCAGCAACATGGCATTGAGGTCAGTCACGGCCTGATGAACGCCGAGGCTGAAGCGCTAAACCGCGGATTTCTGAAGCGTATGCGCACCGGTTTTCCGTGGGTGCAGTTAAAGCTCGGCGCGTCACTTGATGGCCGCACGGCGATGGCCAGCGGCGAAAGCCAGTGGATAACTTCTGCCGAGGCGCGACGCGATGTTCAACGTTTGCGGGCGCAGAGCAGCGCTATTTTAAGCAGCAGCGCGACGGTGCTGGCAGATGATCCTTCGCTGACCGTGCGCTGGGATGAACTTAGCGCCGCAACGCAGCAGCACTACGGCACATCATCGCTGCGCCAGCCGATCAGAGTGATCGTCGACGGCCAGAATCGGGTAACACCAGAGCACAAGCTTATTCAGCAACCCGGCGAAACCTGGCTGGCACGCGCAGAAAGTGATGCGCAGCCATGGCCCGACAGCGTGCAACAAATGATGGTACCGCGCTATCAACAACGACTGGATCTGGTGGCGATGATGATGCTGCTGGGTAAACGCCAGATCAACAGCGTGTGGGTCGAAGCCGGTGCCACGCTGGCGGGTGCGCTGCTACGCGCCGGTGTCGTGGATGAACTGATCGTTTATATGGCGCCTAAGCTGCTGGGCAATGATGCCCGTGGCCTGTGCGCGCTGCCCGGGCTGGATCGGCTGGCCGATGCGCCACAGTTTGTCTTTAGCGATATGCGCCAGATTGGGCCCGATATCCGCCTGACGCTGAAATCAATTTGA
- the ribE gene encoding 6,7-dimethyl-8-ribityllumazine synthase yields the protein MKIIEAAVATPDARIAIVIARFNNFINDSLLDGAIDALKRIGQVQDDNITVVWVPGAYELPLAARALTTTGKYDAIIALGTVIRGGTAHFEYVAGEASSGIASVAMDSAIPVAFGVLTTENIEQAIERAGTKAGNKGAEAALTALEMINVLKAIKA from the coding sequence ATGAAGATTATCGAAGCTGCCGTTGCCACGCCTGACGCGCGTATTGCCATTGTGATTGCGCGTTTTAACAACTTCATTAACGACAGCCTGCTGGATGGCGCTATCGATGCCCTGAAACGCATCGGTCAGGTACAGGATGACAACATCACCGTTGTCTGGGTACCCGGCGCTTATGAACTGCCACTGGCGGCGCGCGCGCTGACCACCACCGGTAAATATGACGCGATTATCGCGCTCGGTACGGTTATCCGTGGCGGCACTGCCCACTTTGAATATGTTGCGGGTGAAGCCAGTTCCGGCATCGCCAGCGTCGCTATGGACAGCGCTATCCCGGTTGCCTTTGGCGTGCTGACCACCGAAAACATTGAGCAGGCGATTGAACGCGCCGGCACCAAAGCGGGTAATAAAGGCGCTGAAGCTGCGCTGACCGCACTCGAAATGATTAATGTACTGAAAGCCATCAAGGCCTGA
- the nusB gene encoding transcription antitermination factor NusB, producing the protein MKPAARRRARECAVQALYSWQLSHNDIADVEYQFLAEQDVKDVDITYFRELLTGVATNSAYLDGLMKPYLSRQLEELGQVEKAILRISLYELSKRSDVPYKVAINEGIELAKVFGAEDSHKFVNGVLDKAAPHIRPNKK; encoded by the coding sequence GTGAAACCTGCTGCTCGTCGCCGCGCCCGTGAATGTGCTGTCCAGGCGCTTTACTCCTGGCAGTTATCTCATAACGACATTGCTGATGTCGAATATCAGTTTCTGGCGGAACAAGACGTTAAAGACGTCGATATTACCTATTTTCGCGAGTTGCTGACCGGTGTAGCGACCAACAGCGCTTATCTCGATGGTTTGATGAAGCCTTACCTGTCACGTCAGCTCGAAGAGCTGGGTCAGGTTGAGAAAGCTATCCTGCGTATTTCTCTGTATGAACTGAGCAAACGCAGCGATGTGCCGTATAAAGTGGCGATCAACGAAGGGATTGAGCTGGCTAAAGTATTTGGTGCCGAAGACAGCCATAAGTTTGTCAACGGCGTGCTGGATAAAGCCGCTCCACACATTCGCCCAAACAAAAAATAG
- the thiL gene encoding thiamine-phosphate kinase — protein MACGEFELIARYFNRVTSSRRDVEKGIGDDCALLNVPEKRTLAISTDTLVEGVHFLRDIHPADLGYKALAVNLSDLAAMGADPAWLTLALTLPDIDEAWIAAFSDSLFESLDYYDMQLIGGDTTRGPRSITLGIHGLIPAGKALKRSGARPGDWIFVTGTLGDSAAGLALLQHHVRIDDPAVHEALIKRHLRPMPRILQGQALRNLASAAIDISDGLIADLGHILQASGCGARLNLDAMPLSSTLRDHFTPEQSLRWALSGGEDYELCFTVPEINRGALDVALGHLGVPYTCVGQMTSESEGLVLLQQGDAVKLNLKGFDHFDS, from the coding sequence ATGGCATGTGGCGAATTTGAACTCATCGCGCGCTATTTCAATCGTGTAACCAGCTCGCGCCGTGATGTTGAAAAGGGCATCGGTGACGATTGCGCGTTGCTCAACGTCCCGGAAAAACGCACGCTGGCGATCAGCACCGATACGCTGGTTGAGGGCGTACACTTCCTGCGTGATATTCATCCTGCTGATTTAGGCTACAAAGCGCTGGCCGTAAACCTCAGCGACTTAGCCGCAATGGGCGCCGATCCGGCGTGGTTAACGCTAGCGTTGACCCTGCCCGACATCGATGAAGCCTGGATTGCCGCCTTCAGCGACAGCCTGTTTGAATCGCTGGATTACTACGATATGCAGCTGATTGGTGGCGATACCACGCGCGGGCCGCGCAGCATTACGCTCGGTATTCACGGGCTGATTCCCGCCGGTAAGGCGCTGAAGCGTTCCGGCGCCCGGCCGGGGGACTGGATTTTTGTCACCGGTACCCTGGGCGACAGCGCGGCTGGGCTGGCGCTGCTGCAGCACCATGTACGCATTGACGATCCGGCGGTGCATGAGGCGTTAATCAAACGCCATTTGCGGCCAATGCCGCGTATTCTGCAAGGCCAGGCGCTGCGTAACCTGGCCAGCGCTGCCATCGATATTTCGGATGGACTGATCGCCGATCTCGGTCATATCCTGCAGGCCAGCGGTTGCGGTGCGCGACTTAATCTTGATGCCATGCCGCTTTCTTCCACATTGCGCGATCATTTCACGCCTGAGCAGAGCCTGCGTTGGGCACTGAGCGGCGGCGAAGATTATGAACTCTGCTTCACGGTGCCGGAGATCAATCGCGGCGCGCTGGATGTCGCGCTGGGCCATCTTGGCGTGCCTTATACCTGTGTGGGCCAGATGACTTCAGAGTCAGAAGGACTGGTGCTGCTACAGCAGGGCGATGCGGTGAAACTTAACCTGAAAGGATTCGACCATTTTGACTCGTGA
- the pgpA gene encoding phosphatidylglycerophosphatase A — MLTRDKDVARSRLKMSNPWHLLATGFGSGLSRYVPGTMGSLASIPFWYLMTFLPLQIYYLLVLIGISVGVYLCHRTAKDMGVHDHGSIVWDEFIGMWITLMTIPAMKWQWVLIGFITFRIFDMWKPWPIRWFDRNVHGGMGIMVDDIIAGVISAALLYLMGHYWLF; from the coding sequence ATTTTGACTCGTGATAAAGATGTGGCGCGCAGCCGCCTGAAAATGAGCAATCCCTGGCATTTGCTGGCAACCGGATTTGGCAGCGGCCTCAGCCGTTATGTGCCGGGCACCATGGGTTCGCTGGCCTCGATTCCGTTCTGGTATCTGATGACCTTTTTGCCGTTGCAGATCTACTATTTGCTGGTGTTGATCGGCATTTCGGTGGGCGTTTATCTCTGTCATCGTACGGCAAAAGATATGGGCGTTCACGATCATGGCAGCATTGTCTGGGATGAGTTTATTGGCATGTGGATAACGCTGATGACCATTCCGGCAATGAAATGGCAGTGGGTGCTGATTGGCTTTATTACCTTTCGTATCTTCGATATGTGGAAGCCCTGGCCTATTCGCTGGTTTGATCGCAATGTGCATGGCGGTATGGGCATCATGGTTGATGACATTATCGCCGGGGTCATCTCTGCGGCGCTGCTTTATCTGATGGGACACTACTGGCTGTTCTGA
- a CDS encoding aldo/keto reductase, with translation MNTLKFGHSDLQVSQLCLGCMTYGEPERGNHPWTLPEVSSRPLIRQALDAGINFFDTANSYSDGSSEEIVGRALRDYARREEVVVATKVFFPMSNLSRGLSRKNILQSIDDSLNRLGMEYVDLLQIHRWDYETPLEETLEALHDVVKAGKARYIGASSMFAWQFSKALYTADLHGWTRFISMQDQYNLIQREEEREMHPLCQAEGIAVMPWSPLARGRLTRAWGENTARSASDEYGKTLYNSAEENDALIAQRVAELAEQKGVSRAQIALAWMLHKPAVTTPIIGASRAEQLADLVKAVEVSLSEEEMASLESIYQPHAVTGFD, from the coding sequence ATGAATACCCTCAAATTTGGCCACAGCGATCTGCAGGTTTCCCAACTCTGTCTGGGTTGTATGACCTATGGCGAACCCGAGCGCGGTAACCATCCGTGGACCTTGCCGGAAGTCAGCAGCAGGCCGTTAATCAGGCAGGCGCTTGATGCAGGCATCAACTTCTTTGATACCGCTAATAGTTATTCAGATGGCAGCAGTGAAGAGATTGTCGGCCGCGCGCTGCGTGACTATGCGCGACGTGAAGAGGTGGTGGTTGCCACCAAAGTCTTCTTCCCAATGAGCAACCTTTCGCGCGGCCTGTCGCGTAAAAATATCCTGCAATCGATTGATGACAGCCTGAACCGGCTGGGCATGGAGTATGTCGATTTACTACAGATTCATCGCTGGGATTATGAAACGCCGCTGGAAGAGACGCTGGAGGCGCTGCATGACGTGGTCAAAGCCGGTAAAGCGCGCTATATCGGCGCATCGTCCATGTTCGCATGGCAGTTCAGCAAGGCGCTGTATACCGCCGATCTGCACGGCTGGACGCGCTTTATCAGCATGCAGGATCAGTATAATTTGATTCAGCGTGAAGAGGAGCGTGAAATGCATCCGCTGTGTCAGGCTGAAGGCATTGCCGTGATGCCATGGAGTCCGCTGGCTCGTGGACGTCTTACCCGCGCCTGGGGCGAAAATACCGCCCGCTCCGCTTCCGACGAATATGGCAAAACCCTGTATAACTCCGCCGAAGAAAATGATGCGCTGATTGCTCAACGCGTAGCCGAATTGGCTGAGCAAAAAGGGGTGAGCCGGGCGCAGATTGCACTTGCCTGGATGCTGCATAAACCGGCGGTTACCACGCCAATTATCGGCGCGTCACGCGCTGAACAGCTGGCAGATTTGGTAAAGGCAGTTGAGGTATCACTCAGCGAAGAAGAGATGGCGAGCCTGGAATCCATTTATCAGCCGCATGCAGTCACCGGCTTCGACTAA
- the dxs gene encoding 1-deoxy-D-xylulose-5-phosphate synthase, which yields MSFDTAKYPTLALAESVQELRLLPKEKLPTLCGELRQYLLDSVSQSSGHFASGLGVVELTVALHYVYNTPFDHLIWDVGHQAYPHKILTGRRDRIGTIRKKGGLHPFPWRDESEYDVLNVGHSSTSISAGLGMAVAAEKEGQGRRTACIIGDGAITAGMAFEAMNHAGDIKADLLVILNDNEMSISENVGALNNRLAQILSGKTYSRLREGSKKVLTGLPPIKELVKRTEEHLKGMVVPGTLFEELGFNYIGPVDGHDVLTLVQTLTNMRALKGPQFLHIMTRKGKGYAPAENDPIAWHAVPKFDPASGLLPKSAESHPSYSKVFGSWLSEIAATDSKLMAVTPAMREGSGMVAFSRDFPAQYFDVAIAEQHAVTFAAGLAIGGYKPVVAIYSTFLQRAYDQLIHDVAIQKLPVLFAIDRGGIVGADGQTHQGAFDIAFMRCIPGMVIMTPSDENECRQMLYTGYHYSAGPSAVRYPRGNGIGVPLEPMRELPLGKGVMRREGEKLAILNFGTLLPEAAAAAEALNATLVDMRFVKPLDEALILELAASHEALITLEEGAIKGGAGSGVIEYLMAKRVLVPVLNIGLPDEFIPQGTQDEIRQDYLLDAKGIQQQITDWLAQ from the coding sequence ATGAGTTTTGATACAGCAAAATACCCGACACTGGCGTTAGCAGAAAGCGTTCAGGAGTTACGTTTATTGCCTAAAGAGAAGCTGCCAACCTTGTGTGGCGAGCTGCGGCAATACCTGCTGGATAGCGTAAGCCAGTCCAGCGGGCACTTTGCTTCCGGCCTCGGCGTGGTGGAACTGACCGTTGCGCTGCATTACGTCTATAACACGCCTTTTGATCATCTGATCTGGGATGTGGGCCATCAGGCTTATCCACACAAGATTTTGACCGGCCGCCGCGATCGCATCGGCACCATCCGCAAAAAAGGCGGTCTGCATCCGTTCCCGTGGCGTGACGAAAGTGAATATGACGTGCTGAACGTTGGCCACTCTTCGACCTCGATCAGCGCCGGCCTGGGCATGGCCGTGGCGGCGGAAAAAGAGGGCCAGGGCCGTCGTACCGCCTGCATTATTGGCGATGGCGCAATCACTGCCGGTATGGCGTTTGAAGCGATGAATCATGCCGGCGACATTAAAGCGGATCTGCTGGTTATTCTGAATGACAACGAAATGTCGATCTCAGAAAACGTCGGTGCGCTTAATAATCGCCTCGCGCAAATCCTGTCGGGTAAAACCTATTCTCGTCTGCGTGAGGGCAGTAAAAAAGTGCTGACCGGCCTGCCGCCGATTAAGGAGCTGGTGAAACGCACCGAAGAGCACCTTAAAGGCATGGTGGTGCCCGGTACGCTGTTTGAAGAGCTCGGTTTTAACTACATCGGCCCGGTTGACGGTCACGATGTGCTGACGCTGGTGCAGACGCTGACTAACATGCGCGCGCTAAAGGGCCCGCAGTTCCTGCACATCATGACCAGAAAAGGCAAAGGCTATGCGCCTGCTGAAAACGATCCGATCGCCTGGCATGCGGTGCCGAAATTCGACCCAGCCAGCGGTTTGCTGCCGAAAAGCGCGGAAAGCCATCCCAGCTATTCAAAAGTGTTTGGCAGCTGGCTCTCTGAGATAGCAGCGACCGACAGCAAGCTGATGGCGGTGACGCCAGCCATGCGCGAAGGTTCTGGCATGGTGGCATTCTCTCGTGATTTCCCGGCGCAATACTTTGACGTGGCGATTGCCGAACAGCACGCGGTGACCTTTGCCGCAGGCCTGGCTATCGGTGGTTATAAGCCGGTCGTGGCAATTTACTCAACCTTTTTGCAGCGCGCCTACGATCAGCTGATTCATGACGTGGCGATTCAAAAGCTGCCGGTGCTGTTTGCTATCGATCGCGGCGGTATTGTGGGCGCCGATGGTCAGACGCATCAGGGCGCCTTTGATATCGCCTTTATGCGCTGTATCCCCGGCATGGTGATCATGACGCCAAGCGATGAGAATGAGTGCCGGCAAATGCTGTATACCGGCTACCATTACAGCGCGGGTCCGAGCGCCGTGCGCTATCCTCGTGGTAACGGCATTGGCGTGCCGCTGGAGCCGATGCGCGAACTGCCGTTGGGCAAAGGCGTTATGCGTCGTGAAGGCGAGAAGCTGGCGATTCTTAACTTCGGCACCCTGCTGCCGGAAGCGGCCGCGGCCGCCGAGGCGCTGAATGCGACGCTGGTCGACATGCGCTTCGTGAAACCGCTGGATGAAGCGCTGATTCTTGAGCTGGCAGCGAGTCATGAAGCGCTGATCACGCTGGAAGAAGGTGCCATCAAGGGTGGTGCAGGCAGCGGCGTGATTGAGTATCTGATGGCGAAACGCGTTCTGGTGCCGGTACTGAACATCGGCCTGCCTGACGAGTTTATTCCGCAGGGCACACAGGACGAAATTCGGCAGGATTATCTGCTTGATGCTAAAGGCATTCAGCAGCAAATCACCGACTGGCTCGCGCAGTAA
- the ispA gene encoding (2E,6E)-farnesyl diphosphate synthase encodes MHFSDLLHVYHQRVNDALSRLLAPLPFQDSPLVNAMEYGALLGGKRLRPFLVYATGEMLKADSASLDAPAAAIECIHAYSLIHDDLPAMDDDRLRRGQPTCHIKFGEDTAILAGDALQTLAFSILTDEPMPGVSAEYRLAMVSELAQASGVAGMCGGQALDLLAEGKQVDLAQLEQIHRLKTGALIRAAVRLGALAAGETGKAAMPALDRYANAIGLAFQVQDDILDVVGDTAVLGKRQGADEELGKSTYPALMGLDNARGKAWDLYQEALGALETLAAQSFNTMPLQALASFIIERDK; translated from the coding sequence ATGCATTTTTCTGATTTATTGCATGTTTATCACCAACGCGTAAACGACGCGCTCTCTCGCCTGTTAGCGCCACTGCCTTTTCAGGATTCTCCACTGGTGAATGCCATGGAATATGGGGCATTATTAGGTGGTAAGCGGCTGCGTCCTTTTCTGGTATATGCTACCGGCGAAATGCTGAAGGCAGATTCCGCCAGCCTTGATGCGCCTGCCGCCGCCATTGAGTGCATTCACGCTTACTCACTCATTCACGATGATCTTCCGGCTATGGATGACGATCGTCTGCGCCGTGGCCAGCCTACCTGCCACATCAAGTTTGGCGAAGATACGGCGATTCTCGCAGGCGATGCGCTGCAAACGCTGGCATTTTCTATCCTTACCGATGAACCGATGCCCGGCGTCAGCGCCGAATATCGTCTGGCAATGGTTTCAGAGCTTGCTCAAGCCAGTGGCGTGGCGGGCATGTGCGGTGGCCAGGCGCTGGATTTGCTGGCAGAGGGCAAGCAGGTCGACCTCGCCCAGCTGGAACAAATTCATCGACTTAAAACGGGTGCGCTGATCCGCGCAGCGGTAAGACTCGGCGCCCTTGCCGCCGGTGAAACCGGGAAAGCGGCCATGCCCGCGCTGGATCGTTACGCCAACGCTATCGGCCTGGCCTTTCAGGTGCAGGACGACATTCTTGATGTGGTCGGCGATACGGCAGTGCTCGGTAAACGTCAGGGCGCGGATGAAGAATTAGGTAAAAGCACCTATCCTGCGTTAATGGGTCTCGACAATGCGCGCGGAAAAGCCTGGGATCTTTATCAGGAAGCATTAGGTGCACTGGAAACGCTTGCGGCGCAATCTTTCAATACGATGCCATTACAGGCACTGGCAAGCTTCATAATTGAACGCGACAAATAA
- the xseB gene encoding exodeoxyribonuclease VII small subunit codes for MPKKAATPVSFESSLQQLEQIVQRLESGDLPLEDALNEFERGVQLARVGQQTLQQAEQRVQILLSDDKNGELTPFTAENE; via the coding sequence ATGCCAAAAAAAGCCGCAACGCCCGTCAGCTTTGAAAGCTCTCTGCAACAGCTGGAGCAAATTGTTCAACGCCTCGAAAGTGGCGATTTGCCACTGGAAGATGCCCTCAACGAATTTGAGCGCGGCGTGCAGCTGGCCAGAGTTGGGCAACAGACACTACAACAGGCGGAACAGCGCGTACAGATCCTCCTCAGCGACGACAAAAATGGTGAGCTGACCCCTTTTACAGCGGAAAATGAATAA
- the thiI gene encoding tRNA uracil 4-sulfurtransferase ThiI, with amino-acid sequence MKFIIKLFPEITIKSQSVRLRFIKILTSNIRNTLKEVDDELAVVRHWDHIEVRTKKVSMREALIDELQRIPGIHHVLEVEDRAYTDMHHIFEQTLELYRSRIEGKTFCVRVKRRGQHDFSSQDVERYVGGGLNQHVESASVKLNHPQETINLEIDNDRLMLVNGRYEGIGGFPIGTQDDVLSLISGGFDSGVSSYMLMRRGCRVHYCFFNLGGAAHEIGVRQVAHYLWNRFGRSHRVRFVAINFEPVVGEILERVEDGQMGVVLKRMMVRAASLVAERYGVQALVTGEALGQVSSQTLTNLRLIDNASDTLILRPLISHDKEHIINVARAIGTEDFARTMPEYCGVISKSPTVRAVKAKIEAEEQNFDFSILERVVQEATNVDIREIAEQTEEEVIEVETVASFGDSDAVLDIRSIDEQDSRPLNVTGVEIKSMPFYKLGSHFADLDQSKTWLLYCDRGVMSRLQALYLHEQGFKNVKVYRP; translated from the coding sequence ATGAAGTTTATCATTAAGTTATTCCCCGAAATTACTATCAAAAGTCAGTCCGTGCGACTGCGCTTTATCAAAATCCTGACCAGCAACATTCGCAATACGCTTAAAGAAGTGGATGACGAGTTGGCGGTTGTCCGCCACTGGGATCATATCGAGGTGCGCACTAAAAAAGTGTCGATGCGCGAAGCGCTAATCGACGAGCTGCAGCGTATTCCCGGTATTCACCACGTGCTGGAAGTGGAAGATCGCGCCTATACCGATATGCATCATATCTTTGAGCAGACGCTGGAGTTATACCGCAGCCGCATCGAAGGTAAAACGTTCTGCGTGCGCGTTAAACGACGCGGCCAACATGATTTTAGCTCGCAGGATGTTGAGCGTTATGTTGGTGGCGGCCTGAATCAGCATGTCGAGAGCGCATCGGTTAAGCTTAACCATCCTCAGGAAACGATCAACCTTGAGATCGATAACGATCGCCTGATGCTGGTCAACGGCCGTTATGAAGGCATTGGCGGCTTCCCGATTGGCACGCAGGATGATGTGCTGTCGCTGATCTCTGGTGGATTCGATTCCGGCGTCTCCAGCTACATGCTGATGCGTCGCGGTTGCCGCGTGCATTATTGCTTCTTTAACCTGGGCGGCGCCGCGCATGAGATTGGCGTTCGTCAAGTCGCACATTATTTGTGGAACCGTTTTGGTCGATCTCACCGGGTGCGCTTTGTCGCCATCAACTTTGAGCCAGTGGTCGGCGAGATTCTTGAGCGGGTGGAAGATGGCCAGATGGGCGTGGTGCTGAAACGCATGATGGTGCGCGCCGCCTCGCTGGTAGCTGAACGCTATGGCGTGCAGGCGCTGGTCACCGGCGAAGCGTTGGGCCAGGTTTCCAGCCAGACGTTAACCAACCTGCGCTTAATCGACAACGCCAGCGATACGCTGATTTTGCGCCCGCTGATCTCCCACGATAAAGAGCACATCATCAACGTTGCCCGGGCAATCGGCACCGAAGACTTCGCCCGTACCATGCCAGAATATTGTGGGGTAATCTCCAAAAGCCCAACGGTGAGAGCAGTGAAGGCGAAGATCGAAGCGGAAGAGCAAAATTTCGACTTCTCCATTCTGGAGCGGGTGGTGCAGGAAGCCACGAACGTTGATATCCGCGAGATTGCCGAGCAGACGGAAGAAGAAGTGATCGAAGTGGAAACCGTGGCTTCATTCGGTGACAGCGATGCGGTGCTGGATATTCGTTCTATTGATGAGCAGGATAGCCGCCCGCTGAACGTGACAGGCGTCGAGATCAAATCGATGCCTTTCTATAAGCTTGGCAGCCACTTTGCCGATCTCGATCAGAGTAAAACCTGGTTGTTATACTGCGATCGCGGCGTGATGAGCCGACTGCAGGCGCTCTATCTGCATGAGCAGGGCTTCAAAAATGTTAAGGTTTATCGGCCCTGA
- the yajL gene encoding protein deglycase YajL, whose protein sequence is MSVNVLVCLAHGSEETEAVTTIDLLVRGGIKVTTASVESDGSLEITCSRGVRLLADAPLVAVADGEFDAIILPGGLRGAETFRDSPLLIETVRHFHQSGRIVATICAATGTVLIPHALFPVGNMTGFPGLKETIPEAQWMERRVVWDRRVNLLTSQGPGTAMDFALKMIDLLVGKEMAQEVAAQLVLPPGIYDYRE, encoded by the coding sequence ATGAGCGTGAACGTATTGGTTTGCCTGGCACATGGCAGTGAAGAAACCGAAGCCGTCACTACTATCGATTTGCTGGTGCGCGGTGGCATCAAGGTGACTACTGCAAGCGTGGAGAGCGATGGCTCGCTGGAAATCACCTGTTCACGTGGCGTCCGCCTGCTGGCAGATGCGCCGCTGGTGGCCGTTGCCGATGGTGAGTTCGATGCCATCATTTTGCCCGGCGGTTTACGGGGAGCCGAAACCTTTCGCGACAGTCCCCTGCTGATAGAAACAGTGCGTCACTTTCATCAGTCCGGACGTATCGTGGCAACAATTTGCGCCGCTACCGGCACGGTGCTGATTCCGCACGCGCTGTTCCCGGTAGGTAACATGACCGGCTTTCCTGGTTTAAAAGAGACCATTCCGGAAGCGCAATGGATGGAGAGACGCGTGGTGTGGGATCGTCGGGTTAACCTGCTAACCAGCCAGGGTCCGGGTACGGCAATGGATTTCGCGTTGAAGATGATTGATCTGCTGGTGGGAAAAGAGATGGCTCAGGAAGTTGCCGCGCAGCTGGTGTTGCCGCCCGGCATTTATGACTATCGCGAGTAA